The following coding sequences lie in one Capsicum annuum cultivar UCD-10X-F1 chromosome 5, UCD10Xv1.1, whole genome shotgun sequence genomic window:
- the LOC107872555 gene encoding ethylene-response factor C3: protein MESSISLEDTLSSSDISSKENDFYLERPQNEAKHYIGVRARPWGKFAAEIRDSTRNGIRVWLGTFNSAEEAAMAYDQVALSMRGPSTCLNFPVERVSKMLQETQNCNFFKNGLSPAAALKEKHKKRSSSNISRKKGKRKQKVCWS, encoded by the exons atggaatcatcaatatcactcGAAGATACTCTTTCCTCGAGTGATATTTCTTcaaaggaaaatgacttctacTTAGAACGACCTCAGAACGAGGCGAAACACTATATAGGTGTTAGAGCAAGGCCATGGGGAAAATTCGCAGCTGAAATTAGGGATTCCACTAGgaatggaattagggtttggctAGGAACGTTCAACAGCGCGGAAGAAGCTGCTATGGCTTATGATCAAGTTGCTTTGTCGATGAGAGGTCCATCTACATGCCTAAATTTCCCAGTTGAAAGAGTTAGCAAAATGTTACAAGAAACACAAAAttgcaatttcttcaagaatGGATTGTCACCAGCAGCAGCCTTAAAGGAGAAACACAAAAAGAGAAGTAGTAGtaatatttcaagaaaaaaggggaaaaggaAACAAAAG GTGTGCTGGAGCTGA